In Niallia sp. FSL W8-0635, one genomic interval encodes:
- a CDS encoding DUF3219 family protein yields the protein MANKVFLNDFALTVSNYKEEKVKSKQSDKQLMVVSFEFKVRGGEEYHVVTKFLYENVFDVRIPDEQLNFRGKINQYSTSYTNFSDENSISDFFLELVEVE from the coding sequence ATGGCTAATAAAGTGTTTTTAAATGATTTTGCATTAACGGTTTCGAATTATAAAGAGGAAAAGGTTAAAAGTAAGCAGTCGGATAAGCAACTAATGGTGGTAAGCTTTGAATTTAAAGTAAGAGGTGGGGAAGAATATCACGTAGTTACGAAGTTTTTATATGAAAATGTATTTGATGTTAGAATTCCAGATGAGCAATTGAATTTTAGAGGAAAAATCAATCAGTATTCTACTTCATACACGAATTTCTCAGATGAAAACAGTATTAGTGATTTCTTTTTGGAATTAGTGGAAGTGGAATAA
- a CDS encoding LysE/ArgO family amino acid transporter, producing the protein MEPLLHGMVLAFGLIIPLGVQNIFLFNQGATHKKFLHALPAIVTASICDSLLIYLAVAGVSVVVFTFEWVKVLLFIIGFFFLGYMGWVMWKSASEGGIKQEQVRFSPKHQITFAASVSLLNPHAILDTIGVIGTSSLAYTGEGKMIFAIACMSVSWIWFCLLVIVGQKLGQIDNHGKLLKRINQLSALIIWGMALYLGMNLFHL; encoded by the coding sequence ATGGAACCATTATTACATGGCATGGTATTAGCATTTGGGTTAATAATACCTTTAGGTGTTCAAAATATATTTCTATTTAATCAAGGGGCAACCCATAAAAAGTTTCTTCATGCGCTGCCCGCTATTGTGACAGCAAGTATTTGTGATAGCTTACTTATTTATTTGGCGGTGGCTGGTGTGTCTGTCGTCGTTTTCACCTTCGAATGGGTGAAGGTGCTTCTTTTTATTATTGGCTTCTTTTTCTTAGGCTATATGGGATGGGTTATGTGGAAGAGTGCTTCTGAAGGAGGGATCAAGCAAGAGCAAGTACGTTTTTCACCAAAGCACCAAATTACCTTTGCTGCATCTGTTTCTTTATTAAATCCACATGCTATTCTTGATACAATTGGTGTTATTGGTACAAGTTCTCTTGCGTATACAGGGGAGGGAAAAATGATTTTTGCAATAGCTTGCATGAGTGTTTCATGGATATGGTTTTGTCTCCTTGTTATTGTGGGGCAAAAGTTGGGACAAATTGACAACCACGGCAAGCTGTTAAAACGCATTAACCAACTATCAGCACTAATTATTTGGGGGATGGCTCTATATTTGGGCATGAATCTATTTCACTTATAA
- a CDS encoding LLM class flavin-dependent oxidoreductase, which produces MKLSILDQAPVLSGKTPQDALKESMKLAQCGEKLGYTRYWIAEHHDFPGLASSAPEVMLGYIGANTSKIRIGAGAILLPHYKPYKVAETFNMLATLFPNRIDLGIGRAPGGSAEASIALSGNFLENVQNMPNSIKELLHFLYNNYPSDQMFSKITAHPFPSVAPVPWILGTSEKSAVQAAENGTAYAFGHFMSDKDGVEIVNTYRSTFRNNGGIQDPQVIVTISAICAQTTEQAEELALCWFLSKIQTDKGEKNNGIPTIEEVRNYSITSEEEGRIQEMRKKMIIGNPKEVKQQLVELQSMYNADEIMIVTITPSYESRKKSYELIAEEIW; this is translated from the coding sequence ATGAAATTAAGTATTTTAGATCAAGCACCTGTTTTATCTGGGAAAACCCCTCAAGATGCATTGAAAGAATCGATGAAGCTTGCTCAATGTGGAGAAAAACTAGGCTACACAAGATATTGGATTGCGGAACATCATGACTTTCCTGGTCTCGCTAGTTCTGCTCCAGAAGTGATGCTTGGGTATATAGGAGCCAATACGTCCAAGATAAGAATCGGGGCAGGAGCTATACTATTACCACATTATAAACCTTATAAAGTTGCGGAAACATTTAATATGCTGGCAACTTTATTTCCGAATCGGATTGATTTAGGAATTGGTCGAGCACCAGGTGGATCAGCGGAAGCTTCGATTGCGCTCTCGGGTAATTTTTTAGAAAATGTACAGAATATGCCGAACTCCATTAAAGAACTTCTTCACTTTTTATATAATAATTATCCATCTGATCAGATGTTTTCTAAAATAACAGCACACCCTTTTCCAAGTGTCGCGCCTGTTCCATGGATTCTAGGAACAAGTGAAAAAAGCGCTGTTCAAGCAGCGGAAAATGGAACAGCCTATGCATTTGGACATTTTATGAGCGATAAAGATGGAGTTGAGATTGTAAATACATATAGAAGCACTTTTAGAAATAACGGGGGCATTCAAGACCCGCAAGTGATTGTAACGATATCAGCTATTTGCGCACAAACGACAGAACAGGCTGAAGAACTAGCTTTATGCTGGTTTCTATCGAAAATCCAAACAGATAAAGGCGAAAAAAATAACGGAATTCCTACAATAGAAGAAGTAAGAAATTATTCTATTACGAGTGAGGAGGAAGGAAGAATACAAGAAATGCGCAAAAAAATGATTATTGGGAATCCGAAAGAAGTTAAGCAACAATTGGTTGAGCTACAATCCATGTATAATGCGGATGAAATAATGATTGTAACCATTACCCCTAGTTACGAGAGCCGAAAAAAATCATATGAACTTATTGCCGAGGAAATATGGTAA
- a CDS encoding aminotransferase-like domain-containing protein, translating to MAEIDWRPQKNSIVSLHQQIIAYMKAKIQQGEWTIGMKLPSQRDLARQFQVNRSTIITALEELAADGLIEAKVGSGTRVINNTWSLLAATPPPDWIHYVKSSIHQPNISIIQEINKAETDPRFIRLGTGELAPSLLPKKQMEQTFQFSDLQSLSLGYTEPKGSLALRQAVSTYLQSKGIHASSESILIVSGGLQALQLLSLGLVKRGSTIFHETPSYLNSIHAFQSAGMNLFGLPLDEEGITYHAISRLKKQRKGGLLYTIPNFHNPTGILMSDKRRQELLQISQMESLPIIEDDVYGDLWLDSPPPRPLKALDTQGNILYIGSMSKSLSPGLRIGWIVGPEPVIEHLADIKMQTDYGSSTLSQFVVEKWLSSGMYVDYLKEIKAELRLKRDFTLALLTTYFSDLATWNTPQGGFYIWLKLKQNHSSRKLFDLALKKGILLNPGIVYDKTDDQHLRISYSYASMDELERGLITLAQVIKREAKGRFY from the coding sequence ATGGCTGAAATAGATTGGAGACCACAAAAGAATTCCATTGTTTCGTTACATCAACAAATCATTGCCTATATGAAAGCTAAAATCCAGCAGGGGGAATGGACAATCGGGATGAAGCTTCCATCACAACGAGATTTAGCGAGACAATTTCAAGTGAATCGAAGCACGATTATAACAGCCTTAGAGGAATTAGCTGCAGATGGATTAATTGAAGCAAAGGTTGGGAGCGGAACAAGGGTAATCAATAATACTTGGAGCCTTCTTGCAGCAACACCTCCTCCTGATTGGATTCATTATGTAAAATCAAGTATTCATCAGCCCAATATATCAATTATTCAAGAAATCAATAAAGCAGAGACAGATCCGCGTTTCATTCGACTCGGTACTGGTGAGCTTGCCCCATCCCTCCTTCCAAAGAAGCAGATGGAGCAAACCTTTCAATTCAGTGACTTACAAAGCTTGTCCCTTGGATACACAGAACCTAAAGGCAGCCTCGCTTTACGACAAGCCGTAAGCACTTATTTACAGTCAAAAGGGATACATGCTTCATCTGAATCTATTTTAATTGTTTCAGGAGGGCTACAAGCACTGCAATTACTTTCCCTTGGATTAGTAAAAAGAGGGTCTACCATCTTTCATGAAACTCCTTCGTACTTAAATTCTATCCATGCATTCCAATCGGCAGGGATGAATCTGTTTGGACTACCACTTGATGAAGAAGGAATTACCTATCATGCAATAAGCAGGCTTAAAAAGCAGCGTAAAGGAGGACTACTCTACACAATCCCAAACTTTCATAATCCAACAGGAATCCTAATGTCTGATAAAAGGCGGCAAGAGCTATTACAGATAAGCCAAATGGAATCCCTTCCTATTATAGAAGACGATGTCTATGGCGACTTATGGTTAGATAGCCCTCCACCAAGGCCTTTAAAGGCACTCGATACGCAAGGGAATATCCTTTACATTGGAAGCATGTCTAAATCATTAAGTCCAGGTCTGCGAATTGGATGGATTGTAGGACCTGAGCCGGTCATTGAGCATTTAGCTGATATAAAAATGCAAACAGATTATGGCTCTAGCACCTTATCTCAGTTTGTTGTAGAAAAATGGCTGAGTAGTGGTATGTATGTGGATTATTTAAAAGAGATAAAGGCTGAGCTTCGCTTAAAAAGAGACTTCACCTTAGCATTATTAACTACATATTTTTCTGATCTCGCTACATGGAATACACCACAAGGCGGCTTTTATATTTGGCTAAAACTAAAGCAAAACCACTCTTCACGCAAGCTATTTGATTTAGCGCTGAAAAAAGGAATTCTTCTCAACCCAGGAATCGTATACGATAAAACAGATGACCAGCATCTCCGAATATCCTATTCCTACGCTTCCATGGACGAATTAGAAAGAGGATTGATAACCTTAGCACAGGTTATCAAAAGGGAAGCAAAGGGACGGTTCTACTGA
- a CDS encoding methionine ABC transporter ATP-binding protein — translation MIQLRNVSKSFAHYQVIKSISLAIHKGEIFGIIGASGAGKSTLLRLMNLLEVPDDGEVEVDGKVLTSLSYKQLRQARQSIGMIFQHFNLVANKTVYENVAVSLELANYPRKDRKNRVLECLQFVGLESFMDKYPAQLSGGQKQRVAIARAIANNPQVLLCDEPTSSLDPKTTAEILHVLEDVNKRLGVTIVIVSHEMEVIKSICNRVTVMEDGGIYDTVAIEPKGIQQINNTSKKLVEQLKKDGEVYHA, via the coding sequence ATGATTCAATTACGTAATGTTAGTAAAAGTTTTGCTCATTACCAAGTTATTAAGTCTATTTCTTTAGCGATACATAAGGGTGAAATCTTTGGGATAATTGGTGCGAGTGGTGCTGGTAAATCAACGCTGCTTCGGCTCATGAATTTATTAGAGGTACCTGATGATGGAGAAGTGGAAGTGGATGGAAAAGTGCTGACTAGCTTAAGCTATAAACAACTTCGTCAAGCTCGCCAATCCATTGGAATGATTTTTCAGCATTTTAATCTTGTAGCTAATAAGACGGTTTATGAGAATGTTGCAGTTTCTTTGGAGCTTGCTAACTATCCTAGGAAAGACAGGAAAAACCGGGTGCTAGAGTGTCTTCAATTTGTAGGATTGGAAAGCTTCATGGACAAATATCCAGCCCAATTGAGTGGGGGACAAAAGCAGCGTGTTGCTATTGCAAGAGCTATTGCCAATAATCCGCAAGTTTTATTATGTGATGAACCAACCTCTTCACTTGATCCGAAAACAACAGCTGAAATTTTACATGTATTAGAGGATGTGAATAAACGTCTAGGCGTAACGATTGTAATCGTCAGCCATGAGATGGAAGTAATTAAAAGTATATGCAATCGCGTAACGGTGATGGAAGACGGTGGAATTTATGATACAGTGGCAATCGAACCAAAAGGAATACAGCAAATAAATAATACTTCTAAAAAATTGGTTGAACAGCTGAAAAAGGATGGTGAAGTATACCATGCCTGA
- a CDS encoding LLM class flavin-dependent oxidoreductase, whose product MKLSVLDQSVISKNSNAGIALQNTIKLAKHTEELGYTRFWVAEHHNSNGIAGTSPEILISSIAAQTNRIRVGSGGVLLPQYSPFKIAEDFKVLEALYPNRMDLGIGRSPGGSTPTRLALTDGIRKSLNEFPRQVTALQEYLTDKNASQEVQAYPYIETLPEIWMLGVSQRGARLAAEKGTAFTYGHFINPISGSIAMRHYRESFQPSSFLSNPQSNVCVFVVCAPTQAEAEEMALSQDLWLLAVEKGQDTFILSKEEAKGAELTEEDKAIIRKNRKRAIIGTPEKVKEALLQLSESYQTKEFMIITNIYDFEEKMQSYSLLAEAVL is encoded by the coding sequence ATGAAATTAAGTGTACTTGATCAATCAGTAATTAGTAAAAATTCGAATGCTGGAATAGCTCTGCAAAATACGATTAAATTAGCAAAGCATACAGAGGAGCTAGGCTATACTCGTTTTTGGGTTGCTGAGCATCATAATTCAAATGGAATCGCAGGGACTTCCCCAGAGATACTTATTTCGAGTATTGCTGCTCAAACAAATAGAATAAGAGTAGGTTCTGGCGGGGTTTTGCTTCCACAATATAGCCCTTTTAAAATTGCGGAAGATTTTAAAGTATTAGAGGCGTTATATCCGAACCGAATGGATTTAGGGATTGGGCGTTCTCCAGGAGGTTCTACACCTACTCGGTTAGCCCTCACTGACGGGATTAGAAAAAGCCTTAATGAGTTCCCTCGCCAAGTGACAGCACTTCAAGAATATTTAACCGATAAGAATGCTAGTCAAGAAGTCCAAGCTTATCCTTACATTGAAACACTACCAGAAATATGGATGCTGGGTGTCTCGCAACGAGGAGCCAGATTAGCTGCCGAAAAGGGCACTGCTTTTACATATGGACATTTTATTAATCCAATTAGCGGAAGTATTGCGATGAGGCATTACCGAGAAAGCTTTCAGCCATCTAGCTTTCTTTCTAATCCCCAATCAAATGTGTGTGTGTTTGTTGTTTGTGCACCTACACAAGCAGAAGCTGAGGAAATGGCATTAAGTCAGGATTTATGGTTATTAGCAGTCGAAAAGGGTCAGGACACTTTTATTCTTTCGAAAGAAGAGGCAAAAGGGGCGGAGCTAACAGAAGAAGACAAGGCAATCATAAGAAAAAACCGAAAGCGAGCAATAATTGGGACGCCAGAAAAGGTAAAAGAAGCACTTTTGCAACTAAGCGAATCCTATCAAACAAAGGAATTTATGATTATTACTAATATTTATGATTTTGAGGAAAAAATGCAGTCATATTCATTATTAGCAGAGGCCGTTCTATAA